Proteins from one Petrotoga sp. 9PW.55.5.1 genomic window:
- a CDS encoding YggS family pyridoxal phosphate-dependent enzyme → MSNFLIENYLSLKKEIKEISEKCGRNKDEITLVAVSKNFPSEYIKSIYDVEQIDFGENKAQELIDKCKQLKDLNITWHFLGRIQTNKIKYIVPIAEYIHSVCRKKELDEIQKRVESIKKTQKIFLEVNVSGEESKAGLTPHQLKDFLEMATTYKNISVVGLMTMAPFTKDTNIIRNTFSTLREIKNDLIKSYPSIKELSMGMTNDYKIAIEEGATFLRIGTRIFGKRV, encoded by the coding sequence ATGAGTAACTTTTTAATAGAAAATTATCTTTCTTTAAAAAAAGAAATAAAAGAAATATCAGAAAAATGTGGACGAAATAAAGATGAAATCACACTGGTAGCAGTTTCCAAAAATTTTCCATCAGAATATATAAAAAGTATTTACGATGTTGAACAAATAGATTTTGGAGAAAATAAGGCTCAAGAATTAATAGATAAATGCAAACAATTAAAAGATTTAAATATAACTTGGCATTTCTTGGGAAGAATTCAAACTAATAAAATTAAATACATAGTTCCTATTGCAGAATACATACATTCTGTTTGTAGAAAAAAAGAGCTAGACGAAATACAAAAAAGGGTAGAATCAATAAAAAAAACACAAAAAATATTTTTAGAAGTGAATGTATCTGGGGAAGAAAGTAAAGCAGGATTAACTCCACATCAATTAAAAGACTTTTTGGAAATGGCTACAACCTATAAAAACATTTCAGTAGTTGGGCTTATGACAATGGCTCCTTTTACAAAGGATACAAACATTATAAGAAATACATTTTCAACATTGAGAGAGATAAAAAATGATTTAATTAAAAGTTATCCGTCAATAAAAGAATTATCAATGGGGATGACCAACGATTATAAAATAGCTATTGAGGAAGGGGCAACATTCTTAAGGATAGGAACTAGAATTTTTGGAAAACGAGTCTAG
- a CDS encoding BMP family protein encodes MKRFLAMIFIMILLISTSLAFKVTMVTDVGGLGDKSFNDGTWEGVLRAKDELGVEIAVVQSSEQTDYLPNLSNAARNSDVVIAVGFMMTDVLFNVAPQFPDVYFVGIDIEPSPGQVVPSNVVCYVFNEHESSFPAGYLAAMMTKTGTVGFIGGVPVPAVTKFEAGFIAGVKTYNELHNTDVKVISGYANTFNDPALGKNLALTQMDNGADIVFHAAGPTGNGVIDAAKQRGSNLFQLPDNAPLENIIDKYFELERGFFAIGVDVDQDYMAPGYVLTSSMKRVDTAAFEGIQNAMSVRTFQSGVYRLGLKENGVSISPMKYTRSMVPIRYFVEIEYLNKLIREGQLLIPTDPAKVGSFEIPDITFPY; translated from the coding sequence ATGAAAAGGTTTTTAGCAATGATTTTTATTATGATTTTGTTAATCTCTACATCCTTAGCATTTAAAGTAACAATGGTTACAGATGTAGGTGGCCTAGGAGATAAATCTTTCAATGATGGTACTTGGGAAGGAGTACTAAGAGCAAAAGACGAATTGGGAGTCGAGATAGCTGTTGTTCAGTCTTCTGAGCAAACAGATTATTTACCCAACTTATCAAACGCAGCTAGAAATTCAGATGTGGTAATAGCTGTTGGTTTTATGATGACTGATGTTCTATTCAACGTGGCACCTCAATTCCCCGATGTATATTTTGTCGGAATAGATATTGAACCATCACCAGGTCAGGTAGTGCCCTCAAATGTTGTTTGTTATGTTTTTAATGAACACGAATCTAGTTTTCCAGCAGGGTATTTGGCAGCTATGATGACTAAAACAGGAACAGTAGGATTTATTGGAGGAGTGCCAGTGCCTGCAGTTACAAAATTTGAAGCAGGTTTTATAGCCGGGGTTAAAACTTATAACGAACTCCATAATACTGATGTAAAAGTTATTTCAGGATATGCCAACACTTTTAACGATCCCGCTCTAGGTAAAAATTTGGCTTTAACACAAATGGATAACGGCGCTGATATAGTTTTCCATGCTGCAGGTCCAACTGGTAATGGGGTTATCGATGCTGCTAAACAGAGAGGATCGAATCTTTTTCAATTACCAGATAATGCGCCTTTGGAAAATATTATTGATAAATATTTTGAGTTAGAAAGAGGATTCTTTGCTATAGGAGTGGACGTTGATCAAGATTATATGGCCCCTGGCTATGTACTTACAAGTTCTATGAAAAGAGTTGACACAGCCGCTTTTGAAGGTATACAAAATGCCATGTCAGTAAGAACTTTTCAATCAGGTGTTTATAGACTTGGTCTGAAAGAAAATGGAGTAAGTATATCTCCTATGAAATACACAAGAAGCATGGTCCCAATTAGATACTTTGTAGAAATTGAATACCTTAACAAACTTATAAGGGAAGGACAATTGTTAATACCAACTGATCCTGCTAAAGTCGGTTCTTTTGAAATACCAGATATCACTTTCCCATATTAA
- the ruvB gene encoding Holliday junction branch migration DNA helicase RuvB, translating to MSENTNTSQKRIIDPSQTNEDYGAKKLRPNYLEEFIGQKNIKEKLKVAIQAAKIRKEAMDHIILAGPPGLGKTTLAYIISNEMGANLQITSGPVIEKAGDLAAILTNLEKGDILFIDEIHRLNRTVEEILYSAMEDFQLDIVIGKGPSARSIRIDLQPFTLVGATTRLGLIAPPLRSRFGIILEVDFYTPEDLTQIIKRSSDLLNIEIEDEASIVLAERSRGTPRIANRLLRRVRDYVQVSKKKIIKVEDVYSTMKLLEMDEDGLDKMDRKILRTIIENYEGGPVGINALASSIGIEPDSISEVYEPFLLQSGFIIRTPRGRVATKKAYQRLNYPFKTEKQNISLWSEVDE from the coding sequence ATGTCAGAAAATACCAACACTAGTCAGAAAAGAATAATTGATCCATCTCAAACAAATGAAGATTATGGTGCAAAAAAATTAAGACCAAATTATTTAGAAGAATTCATAGGTCAAAAAAACATAAAAGAAAAGTTAAAAGTAGCTATCCAAGCTGCAAAAATTCGAAAAGAAGCTATGGACCATATTATTTTAGCTGGACCTCCAGGTTTAGGCAAGACCACACTTGCATACATAATATCTAATGAAATGGGTGCTAACCTTCAAATAACCAGTGGTCCTGTGATAGAAAAAGCAGGAGATCTTGCTGCTATTTTAACTAACTTGGAAAAGGGAGACATATTATTTATAGACGAAATCCATAGGCTGAATAGAACAGTAGAAGAGATATTGTATTCAGCAATGGAAGATTTTCAACTTGATATAGTAATAGGCAAAGGCCCATCAGCGAGGTCTATAAGAATAGATTTACAACCTTTCACATTAGTTGGAGCAACGACAAGGTTGGGACTTATAGCTCCCCCATTAAGAAGTAGGTTTGGAATAATATTAGAGGTTGATTTTTACACTCCCGAGGATTTAACCCAAATTATCAAAAGAAGCTCTGATTTACTTAACATAGAAATAGAAGATGAGGCTTCAATTGTTTTGGCAGAAAGATCTAGAGGAACACCTAGAATAGCAAATCGTCTACTCAGAAGGGTAAGAGATTATGTCCAAGTTTCTAAAAAAAAGATTATAAAAGTTGAAGATGTGTACAGTACGATGAAATTGTTAGAAATGGACGAAGATGGTTTAGATAAAATGGATAGAAAGATTTTAAGAACCATAATAGAAAACTACGAAGGTGGACCTGTAGGAATAAACGCTTTAGCCTCTTCTATTGGAATAGAACCAGATTCAATAAGCGAAGTGTACGAACCCTTTTTATTACAATCTGGATTTATAATAAGAACTCCTCGTGGAAGGGTTGCTACAAAAAAAGCTTATCAAAGGTTAAATTATCCCTTTAAAACTGAAAAACAGAACATAAGTTTATGGAGTGAAGTTGATGAGTAA
- the asnS gene encoding asparagine--tRNA ligase: MDPQWVYIKDFKEHIEQVVEFRGWVWNKRSSGKIAFLQLRDGTGIVQGVVEKKNFDDEAFERIRKIKMESSIILEGVVKKDERSSKNVELHVTSFKIIHEPNEDYPISKKDHGIDFLMDNRHLWIRSRRQFHILKVRNEILKAIRDFYNNNDFTLIDTPIFTGSIGESAGNTFKLEYFDYGEVYLAQTGQLYLEAAAMSLGKVYNLGPTFRSEKSKTRRHLIEFWMNEAEVAFYKHDDNIRLQEELVSFIVKRVLENANENLTELGRNIDRLQKIEVPFERLTYTDAIKFLNKKGFDIKWGEDFGADEESTIASQFEKPVFIEKYPRRAKAFYMQPDEDNPDVVLCDDLLAPEGYGEIIGASERIWEESLLIERLKEFNLPVDQYQWYIDLRKYGSVPHSGFGLGIERTVAWICGLEHIREAIPFARTLYRVYP; the protein is encoded by the coding sequence ATGGATCCACAATGGGTTTATATAAAAGATTTTAAAGAACATATAGAACAGGTTGTTGAATTTAGAGGATGGGTATGGAATAAAAGAAGTAGTGGAAAAATTGCATTTCTTCAATTAAGAGATGGGACAGGGATTGTACAAGGAGTTGTTGAAAAAAAGAATTTCGATGATGAGGCGTTTGAAAGAATCAGAAAGATCAAGATGGAAAGTAGTATTATATTGGAAGGTGTTGTAAAAAAAGACGAAAGATCCTCTAAAAACGTCGAATTACACGTAACATCATTCAAAATAATTCACGAACCAAATGAAGACTATCCCATATCAAAAAAAGACCATGGTATAGATTTTTTGATGGATAATCGACATCTATGGATAAGATCTCGAAGACAGTTTCATATATTAAAAGTTAGAAATGAAATACTAAAAGCTATAAGAGATTTTTATAACAACAATGATTTTACACTAATTGATACTCCTATTTTTACAGGATCTATAGGTGAGTCAGCTGGAAATACTTTTAAACTTGAATACTTTGACTATGGAGAAGTTTATTTAGCTCAAACTGGACAACTTTATTTGGAAGCGGCAGCAATGTCTTTAGGAAAAGTTTATAACTTAGGGCCTACATTCAGATCAGAAAAATCAAAAACCAGAAGACATTTGATAGAATTTTGGATGAATGAAGCAGAAGTTGCTTTTTACAAGCATGATGATAATATACGATTACAGGAAGAACTCGTTTCCTTTATTGTAAAAAGAGTCTTAGAAAATGCCAATGAAAATCTAACTGAACTTGGTAGAAATATTGACAGACTCCAAAAGATAGAAGTTCCATTTGAAAGATTAACCTATACAGATGCTATCAAGTTCTTAAACAAAAAAGGATTTGACATAAAATGGGGAGAAGACTTTGGAGCTGATGAAGAAAGCACCATAGCATCTCAGTTTGAGAAACCCGTTTTTATAGAAAAGTACCCCCGAAGAGCTAAAGCCTTCTACATGCAACCTGATGAAGATAATCCTGATGTAGTATTATGTGATGATTTACTAGCTCCTGAAGGATATGGTGAAATTATAGGAGCGTCTGAAAGGATTTGGGAAGAAAGTTTACTGATAGAAAGATTAAAAGAATTTAATTTGCCCGTTGATCAGTATCAATGGTATATAGACTTAAGAAAGTACGGAAGTGTTCCTCATAGTGGATTTGGTCTTGGAATAGAAAGGACAGTAGCATGGATATGTGGATTAGAGCATATAAGAGAAGCAATCCCATTTGCAAGAACATTATATAGAGTATATCCTTAA
- a CDS encoding Sir2 family NAD-dependent protein deacetylase has translation MNDLVKRTAQLIIESNSIAVLSGAGMSTNAGIPDFRGPNGIYKKAEIDNPEKIFDIDYFYKDPSLFYKFHKKFLNYITQAEPTFTHKFLVQLEIDGKLKGIVTQNIDSLHQKAGSKKVYEIHGGCWKNHCIKCQKEYSQQEIYQKIEIEEIPKCDKCGEVIKPDLVFFGEPVKYLTESENLMKHSDLVLVLGSSLAVVPAAMLPSLTKGKVIVVNKGEVSNWYLTEEKLAFIVNEELDTFFKEVADEYNKLKKK, from the coding sequence ATGAATGATTTAGTAAAAAGAACGGCTCAACTAATAATTGAATCTAATTCAATTGCGGTATTAAGTGGAGCAGGGATGTCAACAAATGCAGGAATACCTGATTTTAGAGGTCCCAATGGCATTTATAAAAAAGCGGAGATAGATAATCCAGAAAAAATTTTTGACATAGATTATTTTTATAAGGATCCTTCTTTATTTTATAAATTTCATAAAAAATTTCTAAATTATATTACTCAAGCCGAACCCACCTTCACACATAAATTTTTAGTTCAACTAGAGATAGACGGGAAATTAAAAGGAATAGTTACTCAAAACATCGATTCATTGCATCAAAAGGCTGGTTCAAAAAAGGTATATGAAATTCATGGTGGTTGTTGGAAAAATCATTGTATAAAATGTCAAAAAGAATATTCACAACAAGAGATTTATCAGAAAATTGAAATAGAAGAAATTCCAAAATGCGATAAATGTGGAGAAGTTATAAAACCTGATCTAGTTTTTTTTGGAGAACCTGTTAAATATTTAACCGAATCAGAAAATTTGATGAAGCATTCTGATTTAGTACTGGTTCTAGGATCTTCCTTAGCAGTTGTTCCCGCTGCTATGTTACCCTCTTTAACAAAAGGAAAGGTAATTGTTGTTAATAAAGGAGAAGTGTCAAATTGGTACCTGACTGAAGAAAAATTAGCCTTCATTGTAAATGAAGAACTAGATACTTTTTTTAAAGAAGTTGCTGACGAGTATAATAAATTAAAAAAGAAATAA
- a CDS encoding ATPase, with product MINERTVLIPGEVSYSNISQILNSESLKKIIIELIHDAEETNNTLYPFFQLFLKNKQQQEIEEKYDIEQIRQLLLALSINTLDHLDESSYFSFPKLGAYREILALFVEDTFNLWRSKHRFMTKTDSFSHDSKKRIHKQISLVKNNSDLKSLVLSVYRQIMVNISASRVKVLRQLPSGAQAGFIVDKPQFKEDIKIKNADFLYDMSFVWSVVLEPPVIFYTQSNKRRGIFKVVDKPILDKINIDNPDDWIVFPIHVNDKLIFVVVYKEYFALATGLANLFEFANFEILEEVKPDGIYILGIDKSFFENEEDYNGIIYKENDGTYVGLVGNDPSIDYFGYMKKMILTIHNLIVIDEDRLPIHGALAEIKLRDGKSYNVMIIGDSGAGKSETLDALNRIKKQVSEVNILIDDMGSLDILGDGTVVAYGTETGAFVRLDDLQPGYAYSAMDRSIFMNPNEINARVIVPYSNYEDIIKPTKINYFFYANNYEKIDENKPVIEFFDDVEKALDIFSKGARMAKGTTAEKGLTYSYFANPFGAIQRKEKHEKIARSFMETMINSNVKVGVLRTQLGITGYEEDGPLIAAQNLLKFLKGEKNE from the coding sequence ATGATTAATGAAAGAACGGTATTAATTCCAGGGGAAGTTTCTTACAGCAACATTTCTCAGATTTTGAATTCTGAATCATTGAAAAAAATAATTATAGAATTAATTCATGATGCTGAAGAAACAAATAATACGTTATATCCTTTTTTTCAATTATTTTTAAAAAACAAACAACAACAAGAAATTGAAGAAAAGTATGATATAGAACAAATAAGGCAACTTCTGCTTGCCTTATCTATAAACACTTTGGATCACCTTGATGAATCTTCATATTTCAGTTTTCCAAAGTTAGGGGCATACAGAGAAATTCTCGCATTGTTTGTAGAAGATACTTTCAACTTATGGCGTTCTAAGCATAGATTTATGACAAAAACAGATTCCTTCAGTCATGATTCAAAAAAGAGAATTCATAAGCAGATATCTCTTGTAAAAAATAACTCGGATTTAAAAAGTTTAGTTTTAAGCGTTTACAGACAGATTATGGTTAATATTTCTGCTTCTAGAGTCAAAGTTCTAAGACAACTACCAAGTGGAGCGCAAGCAGGGTTTATTGTCGATAAACCTCAATTTAAAGAAGACATTAAAATAAAGAATGCAGATTTTTTGTACGATATGAGTTTTGTTTGGAGCGTAGTTTTAGAACCTCCTGTTATATTTTATACACAATCAAATAAAAGAAGAGGGATTTTTAAAGTAGTAGATAAACCAATTCTCGATAAAATTAACATAGATAATCCAGATGATTGGATTGTATTTCCAATTCATGTAAATGACAAATTAATATTTGTCGTTGTTTACAAAGAATATTTTGCTTTAGCAACTGGATTGGCAAACCTTTTTGAGTTTGCGAATTTTGAAATTTTAGAAGAAGTTAAACCAGATGGAATTTATATATTGGGCATAGACAAATCTTTTTTTGAAAATGAAGAAGACTATAATGGAATAATTTATAAAGAAAACGACGGAACATATGTAGGATTAGTAGGTAACGATCCGTCAATTGATTATTTTGGATATATGAAAAAGATGATATTAACCATTCATAATTTAATCGTTATCGATGAAGACAGACTTCCTATACACGGAGCCTTGGCTGAGATAAAATTAAGAGATGGAAAAAGTTATAACGTAATGATAATTGGCGATAGTGGAGCAGGAAAATCAGAAACCTTAGATGCATTAAACAGGATAAAGAAACAAGTTTCAGAGGTGAATATACTCATAGATGATATGGGTTCTTTAGATATTTTAGGGGATGGTACAGTTGTAGCGTATGGTACAGAGACTGGGGCTTTTGTAAGACTCGATGATTTGCAACCAGGATATGCGTATTCTGCCATGGACAGAAGTATATTTATGAATCCCAATGAAATAAATGCACGTGTTATAGTACCTTATTCTAACTATGAAGATATTATAAAACCAACAAAGATTAATTACTTTTTTTATGCTAATAACTACGAAAAAATAGATGAAAATAAACCAGTAATAGAATTTTTTGATGATGTAGAAAAAGCCCTTGATATATTTTCAAAAGGTGCCAGAATGGCTAAGGGTACAACTGCCGAAAAAGGTTTGACATACAGCTATTTTGCTAACCCATTTGGTGCGATACAAAGGAAAGAAAAACATGAAAAAATTGCCAGATCTTTTATGGAAACAATGATCAATTCTAATGTAAAAGTTGGCGTTCTTCGTACGCAATTGGGAATAACTGGTTATGAAGAAGATGGACCTTTAATAGCAGCTCAAAATCTTTTAAAATTTTTGAAAGGCGAAAAAAATGAATGA
- a CDS encoding deoxyribonuclease IV: MLKIGAHMKISKGFSKVPEVTINIGGNTFQIFTHSPRVWRITKLKENDVKGFKENMNKLNINFEDVLVHSSYLINLASPKEDVWEKSIKTMIEEIKATNDLGIIHYNFHPGSHLNEGEEFGINRILKALDLIFKEVEATNVIVLLENVAKKGSNIGYSMEQLGKIINTSYWKERLGITYDTCHGFDSNYDIREKDDVKRLINDIERNMGLEKLKMIHLNDSKYEVGAGKDRHEFIAKGYIGRKGFETFLSFNEFNKLPLLLETPGDDPEHSQDIKTIKEIFEGLKK, encoded by the coding sequence ATGCTAAAAATTGGTGCGCACATGAAAATATCTAAAGGATTCAGCAAAGTGCCTGAAGTTACAATAAATATCGGTGGAAATACATTCCAAATCTTTACTCATTCACCAAGAGTATGGCGGATAACAAAGTTAAAAGAAAATGATGTAAAAGGGTTCAAAGAAAATATGAATAAATTAAACATTAATTTTGAAGATGTTTTAGTTCATTCTAGTTATTTAATAAATTTAGCTTCTCCCAAGGAAGATGTATGGGAAAAATCAATAAAAACGATGATAGAAGAAATTAAAGCAACAAATGATTTAGGGATAATTCACTATAATTTTCATCCTGGCAGTCATTTAAATGAAGGAGAAGAATTTGGGATAAATAGAATACTCAAAGCGTTAGATTTAATCTTTAAAGAAGTAGAAGCTACCAACGTTATAGTTTTATTAGAAAACGTTGCTAAAAAAGGATCTAATATAGGTTATTCAATGGAGCAATTAGGAAAAATAATAAACACTTCTTACTGGAAAGAAAGGCTGGGAATAACTTACGACACATGTCACGGTTTTGACTCAAACTATGATATAAGAGAAAAAGATGATGTGAAAAGATTAATCAACGATATTGAAAGGAATATGGGGTTAGAGAAATTAAAAATGATACATTTAAACGATTCAAAGTATGAAGTTGGGGCAGGAAAAGATAGGCATGAATTTATCGCAAAAGGATACATCGGAAGAAAAGGATTCGAAACCTTTCTTTCTTTTAACGAGTTCAATAAACTTCCACTGCTATTAGAAACACCTGGAGACGATCCAGAACACAGTCAAGACATAAAAACTATAAAAGAAATTTTTGAAGGTTTGAAAAAATAA
- a CDS encoding PolC-type DNA polymerase III codes for MYCFENLLEIKGRESEFQNKQISIKGKIFRIEENKGIYSLIITDYTYSFICKSENELTKGKWFRFEGRLEYDIELGTFYLNIEKIKPAVPIINHDLSVDKRVELHTHSKMSTKTSILDMQELVDQISYYGQKAVAITDNENIHIIPYFYEYAKKKGIKAIFGCELNVHEGKKGITKNINVLVKNKEGLKNLYRIITISHMNVVNKKAVISFSDLKNLREGLLIGSSLDGFLLYSYLNNLPSDNLNDWISFFDYIEIFPIDCYNDLNLKRSKIIDFSNTIYKLSKNLKKPLVMSGDVHYLMKEDKEYLDAMIIGTSNKNNPKKPSQNINYLRNTSEMLDEAIKIFKKRGIAKEIVVKNTNKIADEIEQIAPFDFKLKVPKIPKIDKNLKETVYLNAKKIYGEKLHHKIIERIEKELSSIIGNGYSVIFLTSAEMAKKSLEIGYPIGSRGSVGSSFVAFLLGITEVNPLPPHYYCRRCGYIEFSEDLNLSGFDLKEKGCPKCDFILSSDGHNISFEVFMGYSGEKIPDIDINFSADIFNEMQRFLEKKFGQDRCYKAGTISTISRYNALKIAYNYFKNEEMNLAQLIWVSQRIKGVKLNTGQHPSAMIVIPKEYDVHDFTPYQYSANSPEIGIVTTHYDFKVLENDLLKIDVLSHDGPTFLKMLRDLTDYNYNNITMNDEKVLSLFASTKELGVDLSDINTEIGTLGVPEVWTPFSHKMLSETKPKTFYDLCRTNSLAHGTNIWFNNAREIVFKNMADIKQIVSCRDDILIMLEHFGVEAKTAFQIMEKVRKGKALTDEELNAIKNSKAPNWYLDSLKKIHYLFPKAHAIAYMIMAYKIAYYKLYYPLEFYSVYFTVRGRFFDIDIIMDEDSTLNEIKKLSKNEYQHNYEESNFYSTLKTAYEMRKRGYDFLRADLYKSEANTFKIEGRYLRIPLKKVKNIGDKSAEKITKKREKQVYIDEIITL; via the coding sequence ATGTACTGTTTTGAAAATCTTTTAGAGATAAAAGGTAGGGAATCTGAGTTTCAAAATAAGCAAATAAGCATAAAAGGTAAGATATTCCGTATTGAGGAAAATAAAGGTATTTATTCCCTAATTATAACTGATTACACTTATTCTTTTATTTGTAAATCCGAAAATGAATTAACAAAAGGCAAATGGTTTAGATTTGAAGGTAGGTTAGAATACGATATCGAATTAGGAACTTTTTATTTAAATATTGAAAAAATAAAACCAGCGGTTCCAATAATAAACCATGATCTTTCTGTTGATAAAAGAGTTGAACTTCACACGCATTCAAAGATGAGTACAAAAACTTCAATTTTAGATATGCAAGAGTTAGTGGACCAAATTTCTTATTATGGGCAAAAAGCGGTCGCTATAACCGATAATGAAAATATTCATATTATTCCATATTTTTACGAATATGCAAAAAAGAAAGGAATTAAAGCGATATTCGGGTGTGAATTGAACGTACATGAAGGGAAAAAAGGTATAACAAAAAACATAAACGTATTGGTTAAAAATAAAGAAGGATTAAAAAATCTATACAGAATAATAACTATATCTCATATGAACGTTGTAAATAAAAAAGCGGTAATATCGTTTTCTGATTTAAAAAACTTAAGGGAAGGGTTGTTGATTGGTTCTTCATTGGATGGATTTTTGTTGTACAGCTATTTAAACAATCTTCCATCAGATAATTTAAATGATTGGATTTCTTTTTTTGATTATATAGAAATTTTCCCAATAGATTGCTACAACGATTTAAACTTAAAAAGATCTAAAATAATTGATTTTTCTAATACAATATATAAACTTTCTAAAAATCTTAAAAAACCTCTTGTAATGTCTGGAGATGTACATTATTTAATGAAAGAAGATAAAGAATATCTAGATGCCATGATAATTGGAACCTCTAACAAAAACAATCCAAAAAAACCTAGTCAAAATATAAACTATTTAAGAAATACCTCGGAAATGTTGGATGAAGCCATTAAAATTTTCAAAAAAAGAGGGATAGCCAAAGAAATAGTAGTAAAAAATACAAATAAAATTGCAGATGAGATAGAACAAATTGCACCTTTTGATTTTAAGTTGAAAGTGCCAAAAATTCCTAAAATCGATAAAAACTTGAAAGAAACGGTATATTTAAACGCTAAAAAGATATATGGTGAAAAATTACATCATAAAATTATTGAACGAATTGAAAAGGAATTAAGCAGCATAATAGGAAATGGATACTCAGTAATATTTCTTACATCAGCAGAAATGGCAAAGAAATCACTTGAAATTGGATACCCTATAGGATCAAGAGGTTCAGTAGGATCTTCTTTTGTGGCTTTCCTTTTAGGTATAACAGAAGTTAATCCACTACCTCCGCATTATTACTGTCGAAGATGTGGCTATATAGAATTCAGTGAAGATCTTAATTTGAGTGGATTTGATTTAAAAGAAAAAGGATGCCCAAAATGCGATTTTATTTTAAGTTCGGATGGTCATAACATCAGTTTTGAAGTTTTCATGGGATACTCCGGAGAAAAGATCCCAGATATAGACATTAACTTTTCTGCCGATATCTTCAACGAAATGCAAAGATTTTTGGAAAAAAAGTTTGGACAAGACCGCTGCTACAAAGCAGGAACAATAAGTACAATATCGAGATATAATGCTTTAAAAATTGCCTACAACTATTTCAAAAACGAAGAGATGAATTTAGCACAACTAATATGGGTTTCCCAAAGAATCAAAGGAGTAAAATTGAATACAGGTCAGCACCCTTCAGCAATGATAGTAATTCCAAAAGAGTATGATGTTCATGATTTTACTCCATATCAATACTCAGCTAACTCCCCAGAAATAGGAATCGTTACTACTCACTATGACTTTAAAGTCTTAGAAAATGATCTTTTGAAAATAGATGTTTTATCTCATGATGGCCCAACTTTTTTAAAAATGCTTAGAGACTTAACAGATTATAATTATAACAATATAACGATGAATGATGAGAAGGTTCTTTCGCTCTTTGCTTCCACAAAAGAACTTGGTGTAGATCTTTCTGATATAAACACGGAAATAGGAACTCTGGGAGTTCCAGAAGTCTGGACACCGTTTTCTCATAAAATGCTCAGTGAAACAAAACCAAAAACTTTCTACGACCTATGTAGAACTAACTCACTGGCTCATGGTACAAATATATGGTTCAATAACGCTAGGGAAATAGTTTTTAAAAACATGGCAGATATAAAACAAATCGTTAGTTGCAGAGATGACATATTAATCATGTTGGAGCACTTCGGTGTAGAAGCTAAAACAGCGTTTCAAATTATGGAAAAAGTAAGAAAAGGTAAGGCACTTACAGATGAAGAGTTAAATGCGATAAAAAATTCAAAAGCTCCAAACTGGTACCTTGATTCTCTAAAAAAAATTCATTATTTATTCCCAAAGGCTCACGCAATCGCTTATATGATAATGGCATATAAGATAGCATATTATAAGCTTTACTATCCACTTGAATTTTACAGTGTATACTTCACAGTTAGAGGAAGATTTTTTGATATCGATATAATAATGGATGAAGATTCAACACTAAACGAAATAAAAAAATTATCAAAAAACGAATATCAGCACAATTATGAAGAATCTAATTTTTATTCCACACTTAAAACCGCTTATGAGATGAGAAAAAGAGGATATGATTTTTTAAGAGCTGATCTTTACAAAAGTGAAGCAAATACCTTTAAAATAGAAGGAAGATATTTAAGAATTCCTCTAAAAAAAGTTAAAAATATAGGTGATAAAAGTGCTGAAAAAATAACAAAAAAAAGAGAAAAACAAGTATATATTGATGAAATAATTACACTTTGA
- a CDS encoding IS3 family transposase, whose translation MAVTIIVTDGVVAFELDFQFVKSKLKSDYPVCSIKRCIHPFEEGELNRFYNNRRFQKKLGCLAPVEFRNQASKCI comes from the coding sequence GTGGCTGTGACGATTATTGTCACAGACGGGGTAGTTGCTTTTGAATTGGATTTTCAATTTGTTAAAAGCAAATTAAAGAGTGACTACCCCGTCTGCAGCATAAAACGCTGCATCCACCCCTTCGAGGAAGGGGAATTAAACCGATTTTATAACAACCGTAGGTTCCAGAAAAAACTCGGATGCTTGGCTCCTGTTGAGTTCAGAAACCAAGCATCCAAATGTATATAG